CACCTTTTCTACCGAAAGGTTAGATACAAAAGAAAAAATACTGAAAGCTACAGAGATAGAAAGGGCTATAAAAACAAAAGATAACAGAATAAAAAATGTAAGAGACTGCACTTTTTCTGAAACTGTGTTCAGCTATTCTTTAATCAACTACAAAGGATTAGACATATCAGAAAAAGGGACTGTTTACACAGCTATGGCATCAGCTGTTGCAGAGGATAAAGGAGATTCACAGATCGCATGGGGTTTCACCCAGTCAAGATACCTTGAAGATCTTGATATAAACAGACTTGCTGATGAGATAGTTTCAGGGGCTGTATCCCTTCTTGGTGGAAAACCTGTTCCAACAACATCACTACCTGTTCTATTCCCTCCTTACTCATTTTCACAGATCCTGGAAGCTTTTTTTCAAGCTTTTTCCGGTGAGTTCCTGATAAAAGGAAAATCATATTTTGATGATAAAAAAGATCAAAAAGTTGCTCCCTCATTTATCTCAATTGTTGACGACGGAAGACTTACACACGGAATTATGACAAGGAATTTTGATGATGAGGGCAGTCCCACCCAGAAAACACAGATTATAAAAGATGGAGTTTTCAAAAACTTTATCCACAACACTTACACAGCAAAACTCTCAGGAGAAAAATCAACAGGAAATGGTTTCAAAGCAACATTTAAAGAACCTCCACAGGTATACCCATCAAATTTTTATCTTCAGAAAGGAACCGGAATAAAAATAGAAAGTAAAACATTTAAAGTAATACAGCTTTTAGGACTTCATACAGCAAACCCTGTAACAGGAGATTTTTCGGTTGGTGCTTCAGGGGCTTTAATTGACGGAAAAGGTTTTTCCCAGCCTGTTACCGGCGTAACCCTATCAGGAAATTTTTTTCAGATGCTTAAAGATATTATACAGGTAGGAGATGATCTGAGATTTTACGGAAATTTTGGAAGTCCTTCAGTTCTGGTTGAAAAAATGGTTTTGGGAGGTATCTAATGGTGCCCAGGGCGGGAGTCGAACCCGCACGCCCTTACGGGCACTACCCCCTCAAGATAGCGCGTCTGCCAATTCCGCCACCTGGGCAATAGGGATTAATATTATATGCAAAAGGAGGAAAATTTGCAAGTAATTTTCATATCTGAAGGGGCTGATCTTGACGCTCTTTCAACAGCTTTTGGAATAACATTGATTGACCCAGAAGCAAAGATACTTCTTCCCGGTGCTGTATCTTCTTCTTTTAGACTGGCGATGAAAAGATTTGAAAGTAAACTAAAAGGCAAACTAATAAAAATTAATGAACTGAAAAAGATAAATGTCCTTTATCTTGCCGACACAAACAATTACAAAAATGCATCGAAAAAACTTTCAGACTTTATAGATGAAAACACTAAAATAATTATTTATGATCACCACCCAATCAGATCAAAACTCCCAAAAAAAGTAGAGAAACATATTAAAAAAACAGGTTCAGCATCAACCATTGTCGTTTACCAGCTTAAAAAAAACAAAATCCATATATCACCTGAAGATGCAACAATTCTCATTCTGGGAATATACGAAGACACCGGAAGTTTTACCTACAACACAACAACAGAAAAAGATTTAAGAGCAGCTGCTTATCTTTTAAGTAAAGGAGCTGATCTGGAAACAGTCAAAAATATCATAGAGGAAAGGATAGACCAGCAACAGATAACAATAATTCACCAGCTTGTTGAAAACCTTCAGTATTTCTTTTTGAAAGACAAAAAGATAATTTTTAGCTTTGCCTATTCTGACAGGTACATTCCTGATATCTCAGGTTTTCTCCACATGATAAAACCCCTTCAGGAAGCAGATGCATACTTTATTATGATCAACGAAAAAGGAAAAACAAGCATAATAGCAAGATCAAAGAAAAAGGATATAGATGTTGGAAAAATAATGTCCTATTTAGGTGGAGGAGGTCATTTCGCTGCAGCAAGTGCAACAGTAAAAGGATTAACCGTTCAGGAAATAAAAAATTATATAGAGAGCGTTTTACTCTCCGAAGCTTACAAAAAAAGGGTAATCTCAGAATTTATGTCCAGAGATATAATCACAGTTGTCAAAGACACGCAGATACAAGAGATTAAGGAGGAGCTTGATAAAGCACCTGTTATATTTGTTGTTGATAAAAAAGGAAAATTTCTGGGTATAGCTTTATCAAGGGTATTAAAAGAAAGCTTAAGACACGGAATAAAAGATGTAAAGATTGAAAACTTCATAATTGACAGCATAATAACATTTGAGCCTTCCACAAAGCTATCAGAAGCAGAAAAAACAATCACAGCGTCTTCTCAGGAATACTTTCCTGTTTTAGAAAATGGAAAACCTGTCGGGGTAATAAACAGAACCTATATAATCAAAATACTTCACGGTCAGGTTTTTGATTCTGAAAAAGATATATTTATCTCGAGGGAAAGAATAAAACCAAAATTCCTTAATTTTGAGAAAAATCTTAGAAAATATCTTCCTGATCATATAATTACTCATCTTGAAGAGATAGGTAAGCTATCAAAAAAATTAGGATACAACACATACCTTGTTGGAGGTATTGTAAGGGACATCGTTATGTCAAAGAAAAGCCTTGATATAGATCTTATTGTTGAAGGGGACGCTGTAAAGCTGTCAAAAGAGTATGCAAAACTAAAAAATATACCTGTCCACACTTTTGAGGAGTTTATGACAGCTCAGCTGACACTGGAAACAGGAGAAAAGATAGATCTCGCAACAGCAAGGAAGGAAACATACACCCACCCAGGAGCTTATCCTAAAGTAGAGAAAGCAACAATTAAAGAGGATCTTTACAGAAGAGATTTCACCATAAACACACTTGCAATAGAGATAACAGAGGGAAAATTTGGGATACTCATAGACTTTTT
This portion of the Persephonella sp. genome encodes:
- a CDS encoding TldD/PmbA family protein encodes the protein MELKNIIQKNLDLLNGVEWEFYLIEKTTLKSRSKDFQIESITKSGEKGLSIRLKKDGKVGFSYVSNISDDTVKKGIQKAKDILKISTPDDAIFFQKPVETDLIPEAYDTFSTERLDTKEKILKATEIERAIKTKDNRIKNVRDCTFSETVFSYSLINYKGLDISEKGTVYTAMASAVAEDKGDSQIAWGFTQSRYLEDLDINRLADEIVSGAVSLLGGKPVPTTSLPVLFPPYSFSQILEAFFQAFSGEFLIKGKSYFDDKKDQKVAPSFISIVDDGRLTHGIMTRNFDDEGSPTQKTQIIKDGVFKNFIHNTYTAKLSGEKSTGNGFKATFKEPPQVYPSNFYLQKGTGIKIESKTFKVIQLLGLHTANPVTGDFSVGASGALIDGKGFSQPVTGVTLSGNFFQMLKDIIQVGDDLRFYGNFGSPSVLVEKMVLGGI
- a CDS encoding CBS domain-containing protein, which gives rise to MQVIFISEGADLDALSTAFGITLIDPEAKILLPGAVSSSFRLAMKRFESKLKGKLIKINELKKINVLYLADTNNYKNASKKLSDFIDENTKIIIYDHHPIRSKLPKKVEKHIKKTGSASTIVVYQLKKNKIHISPEDATILILGIYEDTGSFTYNTTTEKDLRAAAYLLSKGADLETVKNIIEERIDQQQITIIHQLVENLQYFFLKDKKIIFSFAYSDRYIPDISGFLHMIKPLQEADAYFIMINEKGKTSIIARSKKKDIDVGKIMSYLGGGGHFAAASATVKGLTVQEIKNYIESVLLSEAYKKRVISEFMSRDIITVVKDTQIQEIKEELDKAPVIFVVDKKGKFLGIALSRVLKESLRHGIKDVKIENFIIDSIITFEPSTKLSEAEKTITASSQEYFPVLENGKPVGVINRTYIIKILHGQVFDSEKDIFISRERIKPKFLNFEKNLRKYLPDHIITHLEEIGKLSKKLGYNTYLVGGIVRDIVMSKKSLDIDLIVEGDAVKLSKEYAKLKNIPVHTFEEFMTAQLTLETGEKIDLATARKETYTHPGAYPKVEKATIKEDLYRRDFTINTLAIEITEGKFGILIDFFNGLKDIKDRMIRILHQLSFIEDPIRILRALRFAGRLGFKLGKPTEKLLKLAVDEDMLNVAPTGRINIELNYSLNEERVIDIIMLMNRYRVLHSLIPDFYMDEKREEILNRLRDTIISFEMFFSIKIDRVSNYLLALMYHLPFDISYKILQKYHFSKTVKFFEEYLEVKDLFHKIPQKDSDLYKKIKFIKKDILVYICASSDIELSERIIRILKKEEEKDLLLSGKDLKEMGIPPSPIYKKILDDVFKKYLDGEIKTKKEAIEYVKKHYL